In uncultured Desulfuromonas sp., the genomic stretch GCGGTTAGAGAGCTCAAGCCCAAATATTTCCTTTTTGAAAATGTAAAAGGTCTACTTCGAGAAACCTTTGCGACATATTTTAATTACATCATTTTGCAATTGACTTATCCAACAATAGTCAAACGAAGCGAAGAAGAGTGGCAAGAGCATTTATCCCGGTTGGAGAAACGACATACAGGACGTAGCCGCTCAAGTCTTGCCTACAACGTGGTTTATCGTCTTTTAAATGCCGCTGATTACGGTGTGCCTCAACATAGGCACCGAGTCTTTATCGTTGGATTTCGCTCGGATTTAGGGCAGGAATGGTCATTCCCCGAGGCAACTCATTTCCTTGATAAAATGCTTTGGGATCAATGGGTGGATGGTTGCTATTGGGACGAACACCAAGTCGCAAAAAAAAATCGACCTTCCATGCCAAAACAATACGAAAGGCGGATTGAGCAACTTGCTTCGGATTTCATTTTTTCCCCGCCTCCCGGTGAACGATATCAAACCGTCAGGGATGCAATCTCTGACCTTCCTGATCCTCTGTACGGGGGGGGGATATTCAATCATGAATTCAGGGGAGGGGCTCGACCTTATCCAGGACATACAGGCAGCATGCTGGATCAGCCTTCAAAGACTTTAAAAGCTGGAGATCATGGTGTTCCTGGTGGGGAAAATATGATTGCCTTTTATGACGGAAATTACCGATATTATACCGTTAGAGAAAGTGCTCGGATTCAAAGTTTTCCCGATGACTATGTATTTAGCGGTTCATGGACCGAAGCGATGCGCCAAATCGGAAACGCGGTTCCGGTGAAGCTCGCAAGTATCGTTGGTGAAAGTATTAAGGCACCAAGTGGAGTAAAATAAAGTGAAAAAAGAGCTTCCTAAAATAGAACCTTTTAACCCTCTTGATAAAACCAACCTTGGCGAAAGTGTTGCCGAGGCCATGTTGCACCAGCCTGTTGGCCCTTTGCCTCCATCCCCTTTTATCGGAGCTGGGATTTACGCCATTTATTACACGGGTACTTTCCCCTTGTATGCGGAGATTGCCGAAAAGAATAGAAATGATTTGTTTCAGTGGCCTATTTATGTCGGTAAAGCCGTTCCCGCCGGTGCTCGAAAAGGTGGATTCGGTCTAGGTGCCGAACCCGGGCAGGTATTATTTAAAAGGCTTGCGGAGCATGCTTCCTCCATAGACGTGGCAACGAATCTGAGCCTTTCTGATTTTATGTGCCGTTTTTTGGTTGTTGATGATATCTGGATACCACTAGCAGAATCTCTCTTGATAGAGATGTACCTACCCTTGTGGAATAGAAAAATTGATGGATTCGGAAATCATGACCCAGGAAAGGGGCGCTACAATCAGCAGAAATCTCCTTGGGACACGATTCATCCTGGAAGACCTTGGGCGGAGAGATTGAAGCCTGCTTTAAATGATGAAGATAAAATCCGGGAAGAAACAGCGACATACCTTACGACAACGAAATCGAAAATTATTCTTTGATTTTTGTGACAATTTCACTGAGAAGTTAATTTTTCAAGTTCGAAGAACAACGAAGTAAGTAGATGGAAAAAGAAATTTATCAGGCACTGCTCAATACGCTACAGAGTCCGGTGGTATTCGTTGACAACGACCATATCATCCGCTACCTGAACAGAGCGGCGCAAGTGCGCTACTATGAGCACCAGGGATTTTCCAACCTGATCGGCAAGTCGCTGTTTGACTGCCACAACAAAAACTCCGAACAGCGGATGATCCAGATCCACGCCCGTCTTGTCGCCGGGGAAGATCGGGTTTTGCTGAAGTCCAGCGATACGGAGACGATCAGCGTCGTTGCGGTTCGGGATCATGACCGACGCTTGCTCGGCTATTATGAATATTTCGAGTGGCGCACTGACGCCTGATTCTGGCGTGGTACTGAAACCGAAAGCTGCGGTATGCCCGCACAAAATATGAACCACCGTCATCCAAGAGAGGAACGATGAGTTTACGCGTTTATAATACCCTCAGTGGCAATAAAGAACTGTTTGAACCCCGTGTGCCCGGTAAGGTCGGCATGTATGTGTGTGGTGTCACCGTCTATGATTACTGTCATATCGGCCACGCCCGCGCCAATATCGTCTTTGATATTGTCTATCGCTACCTGAAGTACAGTGATTACGATGTGACCTACGTGCGCAATTACACCGATGTCGATGATAAGATCATCAACCGCGCCAACGAGCGAGGCATCACCAGCCAGCAGCTGTCTGAAGAGTTTATCCAGGCGTTTGATGAGGATATGGCGCGACTGGGACTCGATCTGCCGACGGTGCAGCCCAAGGCCACCGAACATATTGACCACATCATTGCTCTGGTCGAGCGGCTGATTGCCAATGGCAAAGCCTACGCCAGTGACGGCGATGTCTATTTTGCCGTGGAAAGCTTTGACAGTTACCTCAAGCTGAGTAAACGCAATCTCGACGAGATGCAGGCTGGGGCACGTATTGCTCCCGGCGAGAAAAAACGCAACCCCATGGACTTTGCTCTGTGGAAAGCGGCCAAGCCAGGAGAACCGTCCTGGGAGTCACCGTGGGGCAAAGGGCGTCCCGGCTGGCACATTGAGTGCTCGGCCATGGGCATGGAATATCTCGGCGAATCGTTCGATATTCACGGCGGCGGCAAAGACCTGGTGTTCCCTCATCATGAAAACGAGATCGCCCAGAGCGAGGCCGCCACCGGCCAGCCGTTTGTCAAATACTGGCTGCACAACGGCTTCGTCAATGTCAATCAGGAGAAGATGAGTAAATCGCTGGGCAACTTTTTCACGATCCGCGATATCCTTAAAACTTATGATCCTGAAGTGGTGCGTTTCTTTATCCTGTCGGCCCACTACCGATCGCCGATTGACTTTTCCGACCAGAACCTTAAAGAAGCGCGTCTAGGTTTGTCCCGTTTTTACGAAGGACTGCAGGCTGCGGCTGAGGTGTTGGCCGAGTGCCCGCCGAGTGATGTTGAAGCCACAGATGGCGCGGAATTGACGGCTAAATTCCGCGAGGCCATGGACGATGATTTCAATACCGCCCAGGCAATTGGCTATCTGTTTGAAGGCATCCGCACCATGAATCGGCTGATGGCCACCAAGAAATTCCGCAAGAAAGCCGACCTGGTTGCTTCAGTCCGCTCCCTGTACGACACCTTCCTTGAACTGGGTAAGGTGCTGGGGATGTTCGGTTCCGAGCCAAAGGCGTGGTTGAACCAGCAACGCCTGTCCGCGCTGGCCGATCTGGATATCACCATCGAGGAGATTGACGCGTTGATTGCCGAGCGGCTTCAGGCCCGTCAGGATAAGGATTTTGCCCGTTCTGATGCCATTCGCGACGAATTGGCGGAAAAAGGGATCCTGTTGCTGGATGGTGCCGGGGGCACCGACTGGAAGATTAAATAATAGAGAGTTAGTTTATCGCCTTAATTCTTCCGTTTAACAGCACTGAACGCAATGAATGTCAGCGCGGTGTAAGAGAATGGAGCGAGGGAACCCGATAGGGTGCAATGACGGATGTCGTGCTCCCCTTTTATCGACGCAAAGGGGAGCAACGTGTGGGCGCGGAAGCCTACGTCATGTGGGGGCCACCATCGCGAATAGATGATGTTCGCCAGAGCAATCCGTTCCGAATGACGAACCATTGAAGATCAAGACCAAAGTCAAAGTCGCCGGGTCTCGGCCCGGCGGGCGATATCCTTTTGACTGGACGCTCAAAAGGATGCAAAAA encodes the following:
- a CDS encoding Eco29kI family restriction endonuclease translates to MKKELPKIEPFNPLDKTNLGESVAEAMLHQPVGPLPPSPFIGAGIYAIYYTGTFPLYAEIAEKNRNDLFQWPIYVGKAVPAGARKGGFGLGAEPGQVLFKRLAEHASSIDVATNLSLSDFMCRFLVVDDIWIPLAESLLIEMYLPLWNRKIDGFGNHDPGKGRYNQQKSPWDTIHPGRPWAERLKPALNDEDKIREETATYLTTTKSKIIL
- the cysS gene encoding cysteine--tRNA ligase, with the translated sequence MSLRVYNTLSGNKELFEPRVPGKVGMYVCGVTVYDYCHIGHARANIVFDIVYRYLKYSDYDVTYVRNYTDVDDKIINRANERGITSQQLSEEFIQAFDEDMARLGLDLPTVQPKATEHIDHIIALVERLIANGKAYASDGDVYFAVESFDSYLKLSKRNLDEMQAGARIAPGEKKRNPMDFALWKAAKPGEPSWESPWGKGRPGWHIECSAMGMEYLGESFDIHGGGKDLVFPHHENEIAQSEAATGQPFVKYWLHNGFVNVNQEKMSKSLGNFFTIRDILKTYDPEVVRFFILSAHYRSPIDFSDQNLKEARLGLSRFYEGLQAAAEVLAECPPSDVEATDGAELTAKFREAMDDDFNTAQAIGYLFEGIRTMNRLMATKKFRKKADLVASVRSLYDTFLELGKVLGMFGSEPKAWLNQQRLSALADLDITIEEIDALIAERLQARQDKDFARSDAIRDELAEKGILLLDGAGGTDWKIK
- a CDS encoding DNA cytosine methyltransferase; translated protein: MKGQFKSVELFTGAGGLALGLEKSGWRHSALVERNQHACSTIQLNGERRHPLAKNWKLYSNDVREIQYKDIVKNVDMVAGGPPCQPFSLGGKHRAHRDSRDMFPEAVRAVRELKPKYFLFENVKGLLRETFATYFNYIILQLTYPTIVKRSEEEWQEHLSRLEKRHTGRSRSSLAYNVVYRLLNAADYGVPQHRHRVFIVGFRSDLGQEWSFPEATHFLDKMLWDQWVDGCYWDEHQVAKKNRPSMPKQYERRIEQLASDFIFSPPPGERYQTVRDAISDLPDPLYGGGIFNHEFRGGARPYPGHTGSMLDQPSKTLKAGDHGVPGGENMIAFYDGNYRYYTVRESARIQSFPDDYVFSGSWTEAMRQIGNAVPVKLASIVGESIKAPSGVK
- a CDS encoding PAS domain-containing protein; protein product: MEKEIYQALLNTLQSPVVFVDNDHIIRYLNRAAQVRYYEHQGFSNLIGKSLFDCHNKNSEQRMIQIHARLVAGEDRVLLKSSDTETISVVAVRDHDRRLLGYYEYFEWRTDA